acttctgaaacaagAAGTTCTAACAACTAAGAAATACATATCATTGCGAGATTAAAGTGCTTTAGTTGTTTTACTCCAAATATTTGAAGTCCAGAAAACTGGATTAatgttttacttctgaaacaataattataatttttcataaaatttctaGTTAGGACTAGATCAGGCTTAGTTGATATGCAGAAGTTTGAAAGAGAATACGTTTCTACACAGTGTATAATTTCAGTCTAATATTTAGTCCCATACTTAAAACTGGaattttgaaaaatcaaaaagataatctttgtttctttatataagaATTTTGATAACATGAAGCTGAACACCAATTTCTTTTCAGTAATAATGAACTATCAAAAGACAGAACAAGTGATAAAATTTCACCAAGGCAAAACAGTGGAACCTCCCATATTAAGACTCCCTGCTTCAATTGAAATTTAACCTTTTGACTTCTACAAACAATGCAGATAGTAACTGAAACATCTAGTTTATCTTCGTTTCCATTAATCaaacctgaaaatatatttttatgccaAATGCTttaggattttttaaaacatagtacacaatatacaaatatttagattAACTAGTAAAAAAAAAGGTGAGTGAAGTTTCTGTGAAACAACATTTCGCTGCACTTTATTTTGAAATGCAATGCAAATATTAATTAACAGTTTCATCAATCTTGAATTTTTGACAGATACTAAAAAATCTACTGATTTTAGCTAGGCTTTTGTGTCTCATTTTACAGAGATTTTTGAATTACCACAGTACcttaaaactttaatgtttttttcaaaaaactAGTTAATGTCAAATCTATTAAAACAAGTCACTAGTAGGTATAGCATTGGCACtatagaaacatatatattaacaagttatttatatatatcacatCCATACCTCAAAAATTACTCCCTCTTCAAAATCAGTTTAAACCACAATACTCATTGGAATAAAACTACATACTTTCACATAAGCTTTGTATATTAAGCACTTATAAATGGAAAAATttcattgaattatttttttgtatgatGGCAATGACTAGATTAACAGACAAATGTCACTCAAATGTAGATTCTTCATATTAAGCTAACAACTGGTTATGACTTCAGTTCTTCTTTCTGCTTTTGTACTTTTACACGACACTGTGCTCTTAATCGGCTGATTAGGCTTCTTGGAAATGACCCAGGCTCCTTAAATATTGCCTAGATATTTggaaaaagcaacaaaaaacatggaaacatacataaaataacaattatataagTTACTATTTGAATACTTTTatagtgatttatttttgttagcAAATTAGATTTCTGGAATATGTGTGGTATACTaacatttttgtcatttattCCTTGTTTTGTATTGCACATCACTgataagttataaaacattatttaaaaatctctACAGTCATAAGGTATTTATAATCAAAGATATTTGTGTGACTGCTTGTTTAAACccaaaacaaaagtaacattgTTCAATATACtgaaaaatgatattcattttcaCAGCtaacttgaaaaattatatacTATAGTAATAACAACAAGCTGCAGCTAAagcttccaaaaaaaaaaaaacttatttatccTCAACTCACTGATGAAGACCAAAATATAACAGATTTTTCCATATCAGTAACAccaataagtttaaaatatctacTAGAAAGGAGACAAACATTTTATGATGAAAATAACCTTTACAATCACCATGTGGCTCTTTTAATGAATCAGAGGCCTTAGTTATTAGTAGGTTGGGATGTGACTTTCCAATAGCATCCTGTTAACACAACACAGTTTCATGAAAAATGAGATCTACACTTTACTCTAAATATAATAGATAATTAAAACTTCTAAGATTCTATAAATTTAACTAACCTGCATTAACAAATGACAGTCTGTCACAAGTGGGTCTCCAGTAATTGATTTCAGAACTGATATGATGTCTGGAAAGTTCTTGGCTGCCAAaatcttttcttcatttttttttattaaagttacacCTACTCGGAAAAGAATCTTAGAACCTTCATAGTACAGACAGTCCCATATTCTTAAAATAGTCTGCAATTATATTTCAAATCagaaattataaagaaacaacaattcaaacaaaatgtatatttttgtaattatcagAAACAGAGTAACTAACATTGACATTAGAAACaggaaataaaattttcaaaagaaacttGCTACAACTTTATACatgtactttatatttaaaaactaaattgtaaTACTTTTTTCAAGTATGTTAAATAAGAAATGGAAAAATTTGCAATGCTGGATTCACATAGCTATTCTAATGttacaacaaaaatgtattaatttttattatccataaaataacattatacaaaAACTGTTACTAGTTTAAATACAGGGTTCTCCtgattttaaatgaaaacttaCTTCCACAGGCAGTACTTCAGCAAATAAACAGATGAACCATTTACTGGCCACTAATGCCCAAGTAACATCATGGGAAACCAAGTGCTCATGAACTTTGGGTACTTTCAGTCTAcaattacaatgtataaaatgtCAAACTTTAGATggttatacataataataaaaacacagttttattcaTGCACTTGTAgctttttaacccttaaacagagAGAACATTGTAgttagcagcatcagttgatgatagCCATTTAAGGGTTTATCACAGATGTAATAGATATGGATATCTTTTTCTTAATTTGTGTGAAATTtctcaaaattaaatgaaaatcatgcctgagaaaataatgtataattagaAAACACTTCAGTAATTTgtaactacaaattatatgttatttaaagaagtaaaaacaGTTGTTAACAGTAGCTATGTCATTACTTTGCACCAAAACCTAATATTACATTAATGCAACAGcagcaacaaaatattttatggcaGAGTAAATTCTTCACTGCTTACATAATACCAATTCGTATTTAGGCATCACATCTACAATCACTTGACTATTTtgatcataaaatatataataaacatcatttgtgtgtaaatatgttaatattctcctttttttttcaacttaaaaatattaggaacttcaagaaaaaaataaaatacaaacatgacCATAGCTAAACTCCACTAGATGGTTTAGCTGATTAGCAACATTAAACACTGACATGCATTAAGTGAATGTGATGCAGTCCCAATACCAATATGTTCAAATTAAAGCAGAAAACATGACTATACTATaggtaaaaaacaaacttccaaaCCTTCAAATAAAGCCAAGCTTAAATAATCAGCAAACAGCTACTGAACTTTTATTCACAACTTATGTTATTGAACTTTACTTAACTTTGATGCTCAACtgtgttattttacaattaatttacCTGACAAGTTCTCCAAGAACTTCAACATCAGTTAACAATCCCATCATGTCCTTAGTATAATAATCTGGCAGAATCTTTTCAACAAGAATTCTTAAAAGCCAGAAGGTAGTCTCTTCATCTTCAGTGATAAGAAGTAAAATTCCTGCTATAAAATTCAACCCctattgaaaaggaaaaaaacaaatgcAGAAGGCTGTCTTTCTGgttaaaatattagttcaataaaACATATTACTCTTGGGTTCTCCCAAAACTAACACTGATTACTGCCATTGTCTTATATCAAAGTTAACCTCtactataaaaaaaaaggaaactattcatatttacagaatattacataaaatgtattatgtCATTTGAAGGGAAAAAAATACTGGCTGGTGCAAtactttttttactgttaaaaagtAAATGGATTAATTATTCACTTGAAAGATTTTCCACAAGCCTCACATTCAACAAACAACAGCCAGTAACTGCTTGTGGATTATATTAATATGCTCTTAATTCCTTAAGACCAAGGTACAATAATTCAACACATTTCTAGTATGGTTTGTTAAAATGTATTGTGAAAAAAAACTGCTGGATGAAATAGTTAGAAATTTCAGAattttcttttcaagtttcagaaaaaaaattgctAAGCAATATTTGTGcaattttatagttttgaaaGCTTTTGTAGCTATGTTTACAGTAACCagcatacaataaaaataactttaccatatcaatttacatatatatgtgtgtattttttcagCACTTTTCTTTGATCATTCAATCAGTTACTTATGCTGTTCTAGCCTATTGCATATATGGTTTAACATAATGGCTCTgtcaacaaataaaaacttgacaTGAttgagtgcaaaatgatttacCTAAGCCTTTTGTTTCCTATTGTTTCAACATCATAATTCAAATGAATTACTAAACAATAAAGCATGctttaaacaagttttttaaaGTTCTTCTAGCAACATATCAGTAAGCTAAGCTTTTATCAATTTCCTGAAAGCTCTACATGAATCTCTATTAAACTGAAAACTATTTTAGATTTTAGAattcaaacaatgtaaaaaatagcttccataaaatgtttatatcagTAGTCTATGGCTTCTTGAAGCTTAGATGTAAGCAGTTACATCACATCAAAACAACTGAGACTTTAAAACACTAGTTGACTAAAAACAGAGGCCTCacatggttttattgtcttgaactGTTTCATGTACCATTATAATTCCTATATGCAGAATTtggaaataatattcattttttccatCATGTAAAGTTTTTTCACAAAAAGTCATATGTACTTTTCCacaagtgaataattttcattaaacctgggtcacattttgttatacttaaaatattgacaactCCTAACTATTGATTTCTCTAAACCAATCAATCATTCAAGAACCCATGAGAAACAcaccataaatatataaatggttAATAGGCCACGTAATGTGCCATTTCTGGGTAAAATTGTTTGTGTGTGccctttgatatatttttttttcttttcattattatctATTCAttgctatgaaaaaaaaaaaggttgtatAAATGATCcaaacatattgttatatttgtggtaaactTATAGTacaaaaaagacaaaacattacaaaatttgtCAAAAAAACACAATACATGTATTTTGGTATAAAACTTGGGGACCAAGACAAATCACGGTGTCAAAGAGTTGAGACAATAGACTAAAGGTAAGAAAAAGTCTTTGCCTTTTGAAATTCCAATGGTTTGGTGTGAGCCTAGGAACAACAGAGATGACTGCTATTTTTGCAAATGCAAGGCTacaacaatcaaaataaaaatgatatttttatccGAATCTTCAATCTTTTATAAGACCTGTTgctcatggacctgatgtaccagTATCTACCATTGATACagtttcatctgattctgaaGTCATTAAAAATTATGGTAAGGACTGTTTTCAACCTGAAAAGTCTGATGAAACACAATTTTTCACATAAGATGAACTTAATGAATTGGTGAGAGATATGGGCCTTCCAAAGGATTCTTCAGAAATTTTCTGGTGCAAATGTTGAGCCACAAACTTACTTTATCAAGGGACATAACTTTACTTGTACAGTAATCATGAGAAAGAGTTTATATCATACCTTTTGCTGGAATATTTACTGATTTACTGAAACAATACTCTTGAATTAATACCAATGCTAGGAGCTGCAGTTTATGACCTAAGTAAATGGTGAATGTTCACTGATTTCTCcaaagataaaaaaatctaaaaggtGTTCTCTTTCACAATGGTaacatatatgcatatatttccATTGCTCATTTGGTTCATTCGAAGAAAACATATGAAAATCTCTAACCTCTTATGGTCAAACACAAAGAAGATGGTTGGCTACTTTGTGGGGATGTCCTAGTCTTTGTATGTTGTTGGGTCAACAATTCAGTTATACACAGTTTCCATGGTTTTTGTGTGAATGGGAGAGCAGAGTACAAAATTAgctctggaaaaaaaaaaaaacaatgaccaCACAAAGTCAGCTTGATACAAGGATCAAAATACACCAAGTGTGAAAGTTTGACTGACCCAAAGAAAGTCCTAGTTCTGCCACTTCAATTAAAATTGAGCTTGAAGAAACAGCTTGTAAAGGTCTTAGACGAATATGTCGACTGCTTCATGTATCTACATGGACAATTCCCAGTTCTTTCAGGAGTGAAACTTACAGAATTAAATTTTTTGGAATTCAGATTAGAAAAGTGACTTTGGATAAACAGTTTGAAAGGATAATGAGGAAAGTTAAAAATTAAGTGTGGATAAACAtttaaagatgttattaacaaattttagaaaaacaaggacccaaattacaaaaatactgtcaataacatgcttgataaattcaaagagttgggtTGTAATACGAATTTGAAAGTTCATTCCTTAAACTCATACACTGACTACTTCCCTGGAAATCTCAGTGCTGTCATCAAAAAACAAGAGTAAAGGCTTCATCAAGACATCAGGAAAATAGAGAAGGGGTATCACGAATGGTAGAACATCAGCATAATGGCTGGTTACTGCTAGTCATTAAAATGAGATACCCCAgatacaatacataaaagaaagacacCAACAGGTAGGTTTGAAACTAAAAGATGtagatttcacaaataaaaattatgactAATGAGAATGCACATTCATTTGACATCAATGTCCTTCCCATTTCTTccatttgtattttgttaacataataataaaaaatgttcattgtggtaaacaagataataatttgatctaagtatatgtttttttcatcctgatttgtaaaatattcttacatgattaaaaaaaatgaatattattttcacacaatTTGTGCAGCTGAATTATGGACAATCCTTTATCAAAAAAACATTTACGAAGTTTAAGTTTACACATTTGTGACATCAATAAAACTACACTTGTATTCAAGTTACAAGGGAAAAATTAGCtctattttgttcaaaactattaTGACTGTTCTTGCTGTATTATTCTTAAAAATTTCAGGAAATTCACGTATATTAATGATTTCTTTGGAAGCTCTCTAAACATcaactaaaatgaaaaatttgattttttgactttttatgtttaaaagtaaataattaaataaaactattttgtagaataattttcaactcataaatatattattttctgcaGGTTGGAAAGTGCTGCAAGATCAAAttatctatctttttttttttaatttaatggtgAAATTTTACCCTAGAGGCACACTGCACCCACCTGGGCATGAAAGACTTGATACTCAATTACCTCAATTTTTAAAGCATATGCTTGTCatcaatttattaaaactaaacgtttttttaatatttcaatcttATTCATAGTTATGGATACATgtataatattcaaacaatacttACATAGCTTATTAACCCTTTTAACATGTAATTAAATTTCACACTCATTAGATTTCTACCAAATATTTTCTCtgtataaagaaatgttttattcattaaatcAAAAAAAGCAAGTGTTAATAATGAGGTAatatatcaaaaaaatatcatcATAAAAAGATGTTTAATATGTGTTATTAACAGTGCATGGAAACAATAGATGACTCATAGGAGATAATCtagagaaaatatttgaaaaaaaattttattaccACTAACCTGGCAATATCCAACTGATGGATTCTTCTGGGCAAAGGCAACAAGAACATTGTAGAGTGGCTGTCGTTTCCCATCAAGAGAAtcaactttgaaataaatattgtcaGGAAATGTTCGTGGTATGtctgaaacattcaaaattaGTCAAAAATTTTAAACAAGGACATAGGTTTATATTAacgtaaaattaataaatttttggcaagaaaacaatcagaaaataacattatttttctttcaccaccatacttttataaactaaaagataattaatataaatcaatacTCCAGAGAATTCTGAAAATTCTCAAttcaaaagatataaaaaaattatcacacaaacttaaagaaaatgtattgggtatttattataacacacagtttttttttcattcttaactCTCCAAGTTTAATATgatatgtattataatattttgtttttcctggtattttttaaattttgtgtttgcTATAAAACTTTCTTTCTGTCCCTACTCTACAAGTTTAACTCTTTAAACCCACAATTACTTTTATACTGTCCCAATAGCAACTGTCATACCTTACAAAATTTCAGGTCTGTTTATAAAAGGTTTATAATAGCATGGTTTGGATTATTTTTCAGCCAGAGAGACTAAACTGTTATCAAACACTATCACCAAACAAAGAGTAAATTGGGATTTTCAGTCAGATGCTGGGAGCATCCACTAAGATTTAAGGAGTTATACAGAATTTACCATATGTGCTCCCCAACTATTTATTCTATGCTTATTATGGTACTTACTTCAATAACTTGGCTTCTCCTATCTTTCTATAAACTTCTTTaccataaaactaaaacataacaCATCAAACTTCACCTATTCACAGTTATTTTCACCTTATCTCATCAAGAAGTTGAAATATAAccagagaaaaaaaagaaaagaaaaagccTTACAAGATGACAGTAATTTGTTTACTCACCTATTTTTATAGATTCCACAATCTCTGGTGGAATAGGCATTGAAAGAAGAGTGGAATATAGGTCTGGATCTGCATCTTTCAGATCTTGAGCTTTACTAACCTCCATCCAGACCTAGCAATTATCATActttaattagtaaataaaatactttttttattcacacaaagaaaatatttctctCTTATTTACATTCaagttgtacatttttttttgtaattttaatatttctaagtctattaagtttttcaaatacagcagacatacacacacacacacacacacacaaatgataACATCAACAGGAATCTACTAACAGTGAGCtacaatatatatttctaataattttaagaaactcAATATCAATACACTTCATACTATAAAATGCATAGTGTAATACATAATATACAAtcactttattacaaaaaaagaGCTTGAAAGATATAAAAGgacattattttaatgtaactttCATAACACATCTTAGCATATTGTAATTTATAGCAGTTACTAATAGTTCACCCACTATCATACACTTAATTAATGTAGAATAATATGTCTacataaaacaagtaatttttttacactttctaaACCTTTTATATGAATAGTCTTTACACAGTCACAAAATATTCAATATGTGTTTTAGCCCTATACCTCAAAACCCTGGTTATAGGTTTGTTTGGAGTTTAAtagttgtatatttgtataatatattgcACTGATTATAGAATAATTCATATCATTCTAAGCTTAAAAATTCTCACGttagacatttttatttctaactgAACTAATTCGAATTGTTTTCTCTATACTTCATTAATATTGGATAATTTAAATTGTTCACACAGGATACTGAACATTCACTAAACCTATATCTCTAAAGCTAACCTAAGTTCTAACCATGATGTTTTAATACTCACCAAACCTCTATATTCACGTGGTATTCCTTTTCTTATATAcctttttactgaaaaaaaaacagtacaacAGCTCCTAAACATGTTTCTAAATAAAGTTTCAAtcaataacataacattaaaagaCAACAAAAGACTACATTAGTGTCATCCACTACATTAAACTAAACACAAACTTAAAGCcacccttatcattcaaatatttatcaaactttcctttaaactttcataaaataattgcTCCTGTCCCATCTGATGGCAACCCATTTCAAAGGCTAAGTAACTATCctgttaaaaaagttaatatttttatacactgaAACAATGTTTCCAACAGACATCTCCACTCTACAATGTAGCTAAACCATGCAGAAACATGAACTAGGTAGGAGTTTCAAAGAAAATGACAAGCAAAACAAATTGTGCATATATAGGACAGCACTGGATAAGAAAAGCTAAAACATCTTAACAAAAATAAAGGTgatttaactgaagatgactcctagtCAACTAAAGTTTTTGTCTCCTTAGTCTTACCATTTTCAccattaaatagaaaataaaaatatggtatCAACATTATCAACTTTCTTATTCTTAAAAGACTTCAGTCAGATCCCCTCTAGCTTCTCTTTTCAGGAGAAAACAAGttcagatattttaaactttcttcaTATGACAACCATTCCATCCTCAGTATCATCCTAGTAACTCTTCTGTGAAACCCTTCCAACAATTCATTGTCCTTTCTAATGTTAAGGtaacaaaactgaacacaatGCTCCAAATCTGGTCTCACCCATAACACTATTATTATCTTTATAGACTTGTacttaatatttttgtagatgCAACCTACAATCCTATTTGTCCTTCCACTAGCAATAGCAAATTGTTTGAATGACTTAAGAGATTGATCAACCAGGAACATAGAGATCTTTTTCTTCCACAACAGAGTTAAAGTTATTCCCTTTAAAATTACACTCATAAATCAAATTGTGATACCTCTCATGAATTACCTTGCTACACTTAAAAGCCATTTGCAATTTAtttgcaaataatatatttactacCCTTTCATAACCCTTTCAGTGATACAGAtgcagatttgaaaaaaaaaaaaaaaaatggtccTAACACTGAGCCCTAAGGTACACTACTCAGGACATTAATCCAAtttaactgaactccatttaCAACAACCCAGTTCTTTCTTTCCATCTACCCAGTTCTGATTTAGTGAGCAAACCTATCACAAAGAGAGAACTTTTtcaagaaaattaaatgttttcttcaaaTAATATCTATTAAAAGCCAAAAACATATACTGTAGACTGTTACAGAATGTTAATTGATTTTGTTAACTATAGGCAAAAGACTACTTGATTAATTGAACTGATACCAGAAAATATTATTAGTTATGGACAGAAAACAATCTACCATTGTAATATTCTACTATACAAGTTTTTATGCAGATTTTAATAAGCCTCTGctgtagtgaaaaaaaaattcttagcaTCTAAAATCATGGTTTTTATACAGTTAGTTAAATTAATGCTAGTCTACCTCAGAAGTAACTTTGAATTACATAATGTTATGCAGCTTAAGGTTGCAAGAACATAGATCTATCATAAATGTTAACAACTCATCAAACTTAAATTGTTAGGTTTTACCTATTTATTAACTTAACCTCACCAAGTAATATTAGCTATTAGCTTTATAAGGCCTACTGTTAGTTGGTGTGTAATTATGTTTTGCAAAAGCAAGGTTATGTTACTGTAAATAGCCAGCAACATTACTATCTCTATTTCTTGCAAATCTTGAAAGCTTTtagttcttgtttttctttttacaggCATACACTTTGAGAGCATTCAAGGCTTGTCTAACAAACACGAATTGATTCAAGGATATTTCTGAGtaagaatataaacatttacaacataaacttaatcattacattaaaaaaaacaactgaaatctCTATTAGACATTTCTATTAATTATggagtattaaaatattacactcttcaaaagttttgttttaaatagccaTTTTATGAGGTAAGTAATAATAACCTTCAGCAGAATTTAAACGAACTTGGATTAATTTCCTTTACAACTGACACTTGGAATGACAGTCACTATTATTTGTATTTGAAcataacagttaatattttttacaacaacCATGTAGTTGTATTCTCAGGTTAAACAAATTTTTCCCAAGAGTGAATAAAACAGGTCCAAAGTTGAACAGAAGATTAGaccaaaataaaacagtacaaaatgtGGGGAGGAAAGGTGGAAAGTGTGAAAGAaagtaagtacctatcagaaatacactttcagtgcaggaaaattataatttctgatacagtacttacctcctttcacaagATTAACTAGAATCTCACACTAAAGAGGAGACATGACAAGTGCGAGAGAGAAACAGAAGTACCTCCAAAAGCACTAAAATGGTACTTCTGATTATGAAAGAAGGATATCTAAAAAACAGTTGGGAGCATC
Above is a genomic segment from Tachypleus tridentatus isolate NWPU-2018 chromosome 11, ASM421037v1, whole genome shotgun sequence containing:
- the LOC143232388 gene encoding growth hormone-regulated TBC protein 1-A-like isoform X2; translation: MAEVLRASVDPYGFERPDDFDYESYDDFMSNYLGILSRRAKKWEDLLGMEKSVKKGTKVKRYIRKGIPREYRGLVWMEVSKAQDLKDADPDLYSTLLSMPIPPEIVESIKIDIPRTFPDNIYFKVDSLDGKRQPLYNVLVAFAQKNPSVGYCQGLNFIAGILLLITEDEETTFWLLRILVEKILPDYYTKDMMGLLTDVEVLGELVRLKVPKVHEHLVSHDVTWALVASKWFICLFAEVLPVETILRIWDCLYYEGSKILFRVGVTLIKKNEEKILAAKNFPDIISVLKSITGDPLVTDCHLLMQAIFKEPGSFPRSLISRLRAQCRVKVQKQKEELKS
- the LOC143232388 gene encoding growth hormone-regulated TBC protein 1-A-like isoform X3 → MSNYLGILSRRAKKWEDLLGMEKSVKKGTKVKRYIRKGIPREYRGLVWMEVSKAQDLKDADPDLYSTLLSMPIPPEIVESIKIDIPRTFPDNIYFKVDSLDGKRQPLYNVLVAFAQKNPSVGYCQGLNFIAGILLLITEDEETTFWLLRILVEKILPDYYTKDMMGLLTDVEVLGELVRLKVPKVHEHLVSHDVTWALVASKWFICLFAEVLPVETILRIWDCLYYEGSKILFRVGVTLIKKNEEKILAAKNFPDIISVLKSITGDPLVTDCHLLMQAIFKEPGSFPRSLISRLRAQCRVKVQKQKEELKS
- the LOC143232388 gene encoding growth hormone-regulated TBC protein 1-A-like isoform X1 translates to MAEVLRASQTDVVTLQMQLDVDPYGFERPDDFDYESYDDFMSNYLGILSRRAKKWEDLLGMEKSVKKGTKVKRYIRKGIPREYRGLVWMEVSKAQDLKDADPDLYSTLLSMPIPPEIVESIKIDIPRTFPDNIYFKVDSLDGKRQPLYNVLVAFAQKNPSVGYCQGLNFIAGILLLITEDEETTFWLLRILVEKILPDYYTKDMMGLLTDVEVLGELVRLKVPKVHEHLVSHDVTWALVASKWFICLFAEVLPVETILRIWDCLYYEGSKILFRVGVTLIKKNEEKILAAKNFPDIISVLKSITGDPLVTDCHLLMQAIFKEPGSFPRSLISRLRAQCRVKVQKQKEELKS
- the LOC143232388 gene encoding growth hormone-regulated TBC protein 1-A-like isoform X4 — encoded protein: MAEVLRASQTDVVTLQMQLDVDPYGFERPDDFDYESYDDFMSNYLGILSRRAKKWEDLLGMEKSVKKGTKVKRYIRKGIPREYRGLVWMEVSKAQDLKDADPDLYSTLLSMPIPPEIVESIKIDIPRTFPDNIYFKVDSLDGKRQPLYNVLVAFAQKNPSVGYCQGLNFIAGILLLITEDEETTFWLLRILVEKILPDYYTKDMMGLLTDVEVLGELVRLKVPKVHEHLVSHDVTWALVASKWFICLFAEVLPVEV